The genome window TGACATCTGACATCTCAAACTGACATCTCAAACTGACATCTCAAACACCGAATGTGAGATTGTCTATGCGCGATTCCTGGAGGATGGGAGACCCGTGACCCGCCTCATTGGTCAACAGAGTATAGAACAGGCCCATGCACAAGGTAAGTGTTTTGCAGTTTTAATTCTACCCAATAATACTTGATATTTTGGAAAGTTAAGAAATCTATCTGAACAAAtcagtagtaataataataaaaaatatatgtaaCATTTCCAATGGTCAAGATgcaatataaatacataaataaataaaaggaaaCAAGGGCTAAGGCATGTCTGCTTCTATAAGAAAGAGTAGGTTATGCATAATGAAAGCTTAAACACAATTGGAGAACATGAAGTTATTTAAGTTATATTTGATTTAATCATGCAATAATGTACTGTCTTTCTGTGTTGATGTTGTTTATTGCCTTTTGTGAAACTTAACTTTAATGTCATTTTAGGTATTCTGGATggaaccagtgctgcttttgatGCACTTGAAAACCAAGTGTGTTGCATTTGGGGCAGATGGTGCAGCAGTTAACATGGGTGTCCATAGGGGAGTAATTGCCTTACTCAAGAGGGATGTGGGAAACCATGTTATCCCTATCCACTGCATGCCACACAGGTCAGTATCCTCAATATCTTCAACAATTTAATATGGGCTCATGAGTGTATGTCTGACATTAGCACATTTGAGCTTTTTTGTTTTCAATGGCTAGGTTGGAGTTGGCCATTCTGAATTTACAGCGCAAGGATGCAATGGTCACAAAAGTATACGACCTTCTCCATCTTGTGTGGAAGACCTACCACTTCAGCCCTAAATCCAGGCGTGAGCTGAATACAATTGGGGAGGAGCTTGGAGTGGGGATCTGCACTCCTTCAAGTGTAAAAGGAACAAGGTGGATTCCCCATGTCCACAGAGCACTTAATGTGCTCCTTCGTGCTGGAAGAGGTGGGAATCTGGCAACTGACAGTGGTCAGTATGCCGCCATTCACCACCACATGGAACACCTTGCCTCATCTGCAGCCAATGCAGACATACAAGGTCGTGCTAAAAAGGTGAGTTTTGTAAAACTGTTCAGTACACACTGCTTTGAGGGTGACTTGATATGAAtgaacattttaaaaatgttttttttccttgaaCTCCTGTCCTTTTTTAGATTAGGAAGGAAATGCATGAAGTTAACTTCTGTGCATTTAGCCATTTCCTGGCTGATGTTTTTCATGAGCTGGCCTCACTCAGCTGCATCCTTCAGAGGAATGATCTCATTCTACCTCAAGCAGTTTCAGAAATTAGGAAGACAGTCATGGTACTGCAGGCTATGCAGGGAACCCCTAAGAGAGGTGGCATACTATGCCAGTTTTTGGCTTCTCTTCCAGGACAGCAAATGGAAGAAGTCACATTTCAGGTTTGTTAGGGGTACAGAGGATAGCATACATCTCAATACATTAGCGTAGCTGAGACTGCATTTTGCTAAACAGTGATTTACAACCATAAAGTTGTATTCTACAGCACCACAGTACACAAGCAATGTCtcttacattctctctcttcattctttGCTCCTATCAGGGTGTGCCACTCTCTGGTGATGTGACGGGTAACTTAGGCAATcagaaactaaaaaaaaacatgactgcTGTGATTGCCATCACTGTGGAAGCCCTGAATACTCGCTTTGGTAGTCTGATCAATGCGGAAACCCAAGACTACTCTGTGGTAAATTGTTTCACAATTTTCAACCATGACACATGGCCTGAAAATAGTGATGAGCTCCTCAACTATGGATCTGACAAGGTGGAGGCCCTCGTGGAACACTTTAGTGATGTGCTTACTAGGCAAGTTGTGATCATATACGGTTTGAACAGTTTATCATTGTACGAGATAGATCAGTAACTTTATTCTCTCTTTAGCTTTGGATGCCAACTTGAAGCTATACAAGAGGAATGGCAGAGTGTTAAGGCACTCATAAGCCACACATTTCAGGACAAGTCCTACAGGAGCTTATGGCAAATGCTTTTGACTAAAGAGCCATATAAAACAGACTACAAGGTAATAATA of Alosa sapidissima isolate fAloSap1 chromosome 1, fAloSap1.pri, whole genome shotgun sequence contains these proteins:
- the LOC121713873 gene encoding zinc finger protein 862-like isoform X1, which encodes MEPVLLLMHLKTKCVAFGADGAAVNMGVHRGVIALLKRDVGNHVIPIHCMPHRLELAILNLQRKDAMVTKVYDLLHLVWKTYHFSPKSRRELNTIGEELGVGICTPSSVKGTRWIPHVHRALNVLLRAGRGGNLATDSGQYAAIHHHMEHLASSAANADIQGRAKKIRKEMHEVNFCAFSHFLADVFHELASLSCILQRNDLILPQAVSEIRKTVMVLQAMQGTPKRGGILCQFLASLPGQQMEEVTFQGVPLSGDVTGNLGNQKLKKNMTAVIAITVEALNTRFGSLINAETQDYSVVNCFTIFNHDTWPENSDELLNYGSDKVEALVEHFSDVLTSFGCQLEAIQEEWQSVKALISHTFQDKSYRSLWQMLLTKEPYKTDYKNLLHLVEILLILPISAAQCERGFSAQKRIKSSLRSSLHVSTTVDLIRISTEGPSLERFDPTKCAENWLSAGKRSRRPGYKAWPSDSDMIFISDEM
- the LOC121713873 gene encoding uncharacterized protein LOC121713873 isoform X2, whose amino-acid sequence is MEPVLLLMHLKTKCVAFGADGAAVNMGVHRGVIALLKRDVGNHVIPIHCMPHRLELAILNLQRKDAMVTKVYDLLHLVWKTYHFSPKSRRELNTIGEELGVGICTPSSVKGTRWIPHVHRALNVLLRAGRGGNLATDSGQYAAIHHHMEHLASSAANADIQGRAKKGVPLSGDVTGNLGNQKLKKNMTAVIAITVEALNTRFGSLINAETQDYSVVNCFTIFNHDTWPENSDELLNYGSDKVEALVEHFSDVLTSFGCQLEAIQEEWQSVKALISHTFQDKSYRSLWQMLLTKEPYKTDYKNLLHLVEILLILPISAAQCERGFSAQKRIKSSLRSSLHVSTTVDLIRISTEGPSLERFDPTKCAENWLSAGKRSRRPGYKAWPSDSDMIFISDEM